AAACTGGCGCTTTTTAGGCTTTTAAATGATCTAGAAAAATCTGTTTTAGAAGCTCAAGCTGATCGTCGGAGTCTAAATCCGATTCCAGCAGGAGAATATTCTTCTTCATCGTTAGTTTTCTGGAAAAGAGAGCAAAGCTGTTCATGAGCGTGATTAAGGTCTCTTTCACGGGAAGACCTGCACGAATAGAGCCGTCTTCTATCCCATTTTGAATGATTCTGGAGTATTCATGCCAAATCTTACGGTTGAGTGCATTGAAATTCAGAACATCCTCAACAGGCTCACTTGAGTGTGAGGCGTAGCTTTCGAAATTCACCATAAAGATAATGCTTAAATTATTCTGATCCTGAATAAAGAAATCAAATAATTTCTCAATCTTTTCAATACAGGTAAGCGGCAAGTCAGCTACGTATTTGAAATAATCGAGCATCGGTTCGAGCATTCGGGTGGCCACGGCCACGATAAGCTTTTCTTTTCTAGGAAAATATCGAAATAGCGTCGCAATCCCGATATTTGCTTCAGTTGCGACATCTTGCATCGTCGACTTCTCAATACCTTTTTGCGAAAATATTCGTTCTGCTGATTCGAGAATCGTACATAATCGTTGCTGTTTACCATCGGATCGTTCTTTTTCATAGCGTGCTTTAGGATTCATGAGGGATAGACCCTTCCATTTTTTGATTAGGTTCTTTAATTATTAGTATTATATCCACCGTTTATTGGATTAAGCAAGGAGTGGTTGTAGTTATTTCGTAAAAATGATATGATAAATATCACGGTGATAGTGTGACTATCATCACTCGATTTATTATATCACAATACGATTATAGAGGAGACTTAAATATGAATCGTCTAACTAATAAAGTAGCAATTATTACAGGTGCAGGCAGTGGCATGGGACGTGAAGAAGCCCTTTTGTTGTCCAAAGAGGGCGCTACAGTTGTAGCAACGGATATTAACGAAGCTGCAGTACAAGCGGTTGTGAAGGAAATCGAAGCCAATGGTGGACAAGCAGCAGCTTATGCACATAATGTAGCTTCCGAAGAAGACTGGATCAAGGTCGTAGAAGATGTAATTAGCAAGTTTGGGAAAATCGACATTCTGGTAAATAATGCAGGGATCTCGTTCCCAGTTCAATTGCTCGAATCTACTGTTGATCAATGGAACAAAGTAATGAACATTAACGTGAGCAGCGTATTCCTCGGCATGAAGCATGTTGTTCCTCAAATGAAGAACAATAAAGGTGGTTCCATCGTTAATATTTCATCCATCGCAGGCTTGACTGGCAGCAGCGGTGCGGGTGCTTATACAGCTTCTAAAGGTGCAGTTCGTATGCTAAGTAAAGCGGCTGCTGTAGACTTTGGTAAAGATAACATTCGCGTGAACTCTGTTCACCCAGGATTTATCGAAACACCAATGAGCGCTGAATTCGTAAATGACGAAAGAATGCACAGCTTCTTTATGTCTCAGACTGCCTTGCCACGTGTTGGACGTGCTGCTGAAGTAGCGGAAGCTGTTCTGTTCTTGGCTTCTGACGAAGCTTCTTACATTACAGGTGTTGAGCTACCTGTTGATGGCGGAGTCGTAGCTAAATAATCAATTTCTAAATAGGCAACACTAAGAAAGCCGTCTCATGCGTAGATTCTATCTACACGTGGGGCGGCTTTTTTGCGTTCTAGGCGTCTCGTTAAGCACTCAAGTAACGCTTGATATACAAAATTAATAGTAATAGATACACTGAAATCATCATAAACGAGGAGGAGATTTCAGTGTTCGATATGTTAAAGGTAGGCAAGAATATCGCTGATTTAAGAAAGCAGACAGGGATGACTCAGATGGGGCTTGCCGATCAACTAGGCATTAGTTATCAGGCGGTTAGTAATTGGGAACGAGGAGAGTCTATGCCGGATGTTTCTAAGCTTCCCCAGCTGGCCGAAATTTTTAATGTGAGCATTGATGCAATCCTTGAAAAGAGCAAATCGACACAGATAGTAGTAAACGTACTCGAAAATACGACAGAACAATTTTTAAAGCAAAATAAGCTTTCAGTAGCCGAAATTTCCGAGGTTGCGCCCATTCTTCTTACGGAACATGTGGACGGGGTATTTGAACATGTGAAGCATCCAGTATCGATACAAGAGCTGCTATCCATCGCTCCATTTATCAGTGAAGAAGTACTGGATGAGTGCGCAAAAGTTGCCTTTGAGCGAGAAGGAATTAATGCGCTGTTGTCTATTGCTCCGTTTATAAGCGATGAGATGCTGGATGAGTGTGCAAGAAGTATCTTTGAACGAGAAGGCATTAATGCATTATTGTCTATCGCTCCATTTATCAGTGAAGAAGTACTGGATGAGTGCGCTAGAAGAGCTTTTGAACAAGAAGGGATAAAAGCTCTCGTGTCTATCGCTCCGTTTATAAGTGACGAGGTACTAGATGAGTGCGCTAGAAGAGCTTTTGAACAAGAAGGGATAAAAGCTCTCGTGTCTATCGCACCATTTATAAGCGACGAGGTGATGGATACATTAGCGAAAGCGTCGCTTTCCATTTAAATCATAAATATTTAAGAGCCCATCTCTACCGAACATTAGCCTATACCCCTGCATAACATATAGCACTTGTAAGCAGGAGAAGGGTGTGGTTCAGAGATGGGCATCCAATTAACAGCGCTCCATTATGTATATCTGGCATTCATCGTGTTCATTATGGCACTTCTGATTAAGCGACGGGATACAACGATGATCTGTATTGCAGGCATCTTTGTACTAGGCTGGCTCGCGACAGAAACGATTAGTGGCTCGGTCACAGGTATATTCAACTCTTTTGTATATGCTACCAAGGAGCTAATGGGTACGATCATGATTATTTCGATCATTGTAGCCATGAGCCGAGTATTAACGCGTACTGGGATTAACGAGACGATGGTTGCACCGCTGACTCGCTTTTTGCGTACACCGTTCATAGCCTTTTGGGGGATTGGTCTGATTATGATGGTGACGTCATGGTTCTTCTGGCCTTCACCGGCCGTTGCGTTGATCGGTGTTGTGTTGCTGCCCGTTGCCATTCGTGTAGGATTGCCTGCGCTTGGAGCAGCGATGGCAATGAATCTATTCGGTCATGGCATTGCGCTGTCAGGTGATTATATTATTCAAGGGGCACCCAAGCTAACGGCAGATGCTGCAGGACTTCCAGTGAGCAGTGTCATGGAAGCAAGTATCCCACTTGTCATAGTGATGGGCGTAGTTACTACGGTAACAGCTTATTGGATGATGCGAAGAGATCAGAAGAAGGGGACTTGGCGAGACGGACTTATATCTGGAAAAAATATTGCGAGTGTGTTATCTGCAGAGAACAACGCGGCAGAAGATCAAGCAGTGATCCATCCAGTAGTAAAGAAATGGTTGGCTATCGTCATTCCACTCCTATTTCTAGCCGATGTAGCAGGCATGTTCTTGCTGGATTTACAGGGAGGAGACGCGACTGCCCTAGTTGGTGGGACTGCTGTACTCATTTTGGTCGTAGTAACATTGCTCGCACATCGTAATAGAGGACTGGAGCGAGTCACCTCGTATATGATCGATGGACTTATGTTTGGTTTCAAAGTATTCGGTCCAGTGATTCCGATTGCTGCATTTTTCTACCTGGGGGATTCGGCCTTTACTGAATTGTTTGGCACAGTCCTACCGGATACTTCACAGGGGATTGTAAATGATCTCGGGGTTGCTCTAGCTCATAATGTTCCTCTGAATAGTGCTGTAGGTGCTGTGACTGCCACCATAACAGGAGCCATTACGGGGCTTGATGGTTCAGGGTTCTCTGGAATCTCACTTGCGGGGTCCATCGGGAAATTGTTTGCTATTGCTACACATTCCGACGCAGCTACTTTAACTGCACTCGGTCAGGTATCTGCCATTTGGGTTGGCGGAGGTACATTGATCCCATGGGCATTGATTCCAGCAGCAGCGATCTGCGGCGTAAGTCCGTTTGAGCTCGCTAGACGAAACGTTAAACCAGTATTGATTGGGCTGATAGTTACTACGATAGTCGCTATGTTTCTGGTTTAGGCAGCTGTATAACTCTATGAATGCAAAAAAAAGGCTGCCGAGAGAATCTCGGGCAGCCTTTTGAGTGTTCTTAACGTATACCCTTCATGAAACTCTGAATCTTAGAAGAGAACAGGAAGAGAATTACCGCGAGTACAATGGCAACTCCACCAATAACTCCGAAGTACAGCATTTCGGTATCTGGGGTATAGAACTTCACAATCTGAGCATTAATAGCTTGGGCAGCGGCATTGGACAAGAACCACATGCTCATCATCTGAGCAGTAAAAGCAGCTGGTGCCAGTTTAGTTGTTGCCGAAAGGCCAACCGGTGACAAGCATAGCTCCCCAATTACGACGATAAAATAGCTGAGAACCAGCCATAATGGATTCACAAGTGAATTAGCTCCACCGAAGTAAGCCGGCACCAGGATCACTAGGAAGGACAGACCGGCAAATAATAAACCAAGCGAGAACTTTTTAGGAATCGATGGTTGCCGATTACCAAGCTTTAACCAAAGCCATGCAAATGCAGGTGCAAGGGCGATAATAAACAGCGGGTTAAGCGACTGGAACCAAGCAGGGGAAATGGTTATGCCTGCAAAATTCAATTGGGTGCGCTTATCAGCAAAACTTGCTAGAACGGTTGAAGTTTGTTCCTGAATCGCCCAGAACATAATTGACGCGATAAATAAAGGGATGTACGCGAGAATTCGTGATCGCTCGACAGCTGTTGTTTTGGGACTGCGGTACATCACAATAAAGTACATCGTAGGAATAAGTAGTCCTAACACCCCAACTATCTTAATAAATGTTGAAAAGGTGAGCGCACCAGTGAGAATACCGATCGTAATTAAACCTGCAAGCACAATTAAACCAATGACGATCCAAGTAAATAATTTCTTCTTCTGTTCAGCTGGAATCGGATTGTGTACAATCGTACCTGCCAGACCCAGGTTTTTGGTGCGAGTGACTACGTAAACAACTAATCCAATAAACATTCCGACTGCGGCAATCGAGAAGCCGAGATGGAAATTATTCATACCTACAGCGCCTACAACAAGTGGAGAGAGGAATCCGCCGAGGTTAATACCCATATAAAAAATGCTGAATGCAGCGTCGCGGCGATTATCATTTTCGCTATAAATTTCGCCTACAATACTTGATACATTGGGCTTAAGAAGTCCGGTTCCGAGTACGATCAAAATCATCGAAGCAAAAAATAGTGTGGCATTCCCGGGTATAGCCAGTAAAATATGTCCGAACATAATTAGAACGCCGCCGTAGAAGACGGCCTTCGAAGTCCCGAAAATTCGATCCGCAAGCCATCCACCTATAATTCCAGACATATATACGAGTGATCCGTAGATAGACATAATTGAAAGTGCCATGTCTTCAGGAAATCCGAGACCACCTTTGCTTACTTCATAATACATGTAGTAAACGAGGATTGCTCTCATCCCATAATAGGAGAAACGTTCCCAAAATTCAGTGAAGAAGAGTGTGAAGAGTCCCTTTGGATGTCCGAAAAATCCTGTTGGTGGGACACTATCTACAATTTTTTGCCTTTCTGTTGCTGACATGAATCAAATCCCCCTAAATGCTAATTGCTCTTATGATGAAACTAACATTACCTTAATAGTTATAATACCCTCATGATGAAAATCACAACCCTTTTCAGAGAAGGTTCTGAATAATGTCATATTTTTTTAGTAATATTTCCATGAAAATGACTAATTAGCTTTTATTGATGGGTAGAATTGGAATATGGGTTCATTGCGAAAGATAGAATAAAAGGCTAACTTATGATACTATTTACTCCTATATAGAAAGAGGACGTGAGCTAAAATGATCAACATAACCATTCCCAATGTGGATGTTAGAATTACTAAACAAATCAACCCGCAGTTAAGCAATATTTACGGATTCACTGATTTTCACCTGATTCCAAGAGATTACGGCGGTATCTTTATGTTCTACAATGATCAAGATGAGCTGTTGTTTGTAGGTAAAGCGAGAAAGCTAAGACCAAGAATCAAAAAACATTTCGAAGACACCGTATCTGATATCAAGCTGCATCGGGACGAGGTCACCAGAATTGATGTATGTTTAATTGAAAGTCCCGTTCATAGAGAGATCTATGAAACGTATATCATTAATGAATTGAAGTCTAAATACAATGTAGATAAAGTGATGTTTAGATAAATATAAAGAAAAGGCGCCGTCTAATGACGGTGCTTTTTTTTGCTTAAAAGTAGTTATGAATGAAATGGGCGCATCGGTACACAATATACAAGATGTTCAATTGATGCTCAAAAGGAGATTGGTCATATTGAAGCCTAAGTTTTTGATTGCGAAGTTAACCTTGTTGTGTATGTTTCTTGTTGTTAGTGTGGTGCCCGTAACTACCGTCGATGCTGCAGCCAAAGAGAAAAAGAGCTCACATAAGCAATGCTTAACACCTTCCGTGATAGAGCTTAAAGATAACCTTAGGAAGCTATGGAGCGATCATGTGATATGGACGAAAAACTACATAGTGAGCGCCTTTACGAATTCCGAGGACAAAGATAAGGTACTGGCAAGGTTGCTACAGAATCAGCAAGACATAGGGAATGTCTTTAAACCGTATTACGGTGAGGCTGTAGGTGACAAGCTGGCTCAGTTATTGCGGGAACATATTGTTATTGCCGGGAAAGTAGTTGGCGCAGTAATAGCTGGAAATCAGGCGGATGTGGAAAAATACAATAAAGAGTGGTATAAGAACGCTGACGACATCGCCAAGTTCCTGAGTGCACAGAATCCCAAATATTCGTATGAACAATTGAAAGAAATGCTTCATGAACATTTGGAGTTGATTACGGATGATGTGACAGCTAGGGCAAAAAAGGATTGGGATGCTGAAATCGTCGCTTTCGATAAAGGGCTGGAGCATATGATTATGTTTGCAGATATACTAACGGAGGGTATTGTTAAACAATTCCCTGATAAATTCAATTGAAATCAGAGCACCCGCAAGGGTGCTTTTTTTTGTTGCAGGAAGAATTTAGGACTTTTGATCCAATTCAAAAAGTTAGATATAAAGGCTCACTTACAGACAAGATAAGTAAATTATAATAGACTCGTGGGCACTCGACATTTTTTGACATTTTTTTATAATTGAGGTGATAAGATCAATGATTTCTCCCTTTTTTAAAAAGAAAGATGCAGTGGATAAGCAGGTTAAGCCGGGTATGGTTCAAAAGGTACAATTATCAGAAGAGCTGGGCGAGGAGAATGAAGATCATGTCGCAGGCGAGACTTTAGCAGGAGTGGTTACTACGGGTAAAGCTCAGCTTGATAAAAAATCACTCGATTTGATCTTCTCTGTGGAGCAGATTATTCAGGCCAGACAGCATGCGGAGACGAATATTAATGAACTTCAGGATCGGTTAACTCATTCCAGCAGCCATGTTGAACGTCTGAATCGGGACATGAAGAACCTCAATAAAGTGATTGAGGAAAGAGAGAAGAACGTCCGAGAGCTCGAGCATAAATTGATTGAGAAGAATTTGAAAGTCGATCAAGTGCTTGAAGATTATCGGGAGCTTCAGACTACCCTCACCGCAGAGATTGAAGAATTAAAAAGTACGATTGATCTGGAGCATCAAAAGTATGTAAGTCTGATCCAAAAGCATAACGAAGCTCATGCGGAAAAACTCAAGAAGATGAATGATCTAGAAGAGAAGCTCGGTCGAGTTGAAATTGAAAACGCTCATTTAAGACAGAAGTACGATACGATCCGTCAAGAAAAAGCATATCTCTCCGGTATGATCAGCGATTTCACCAATCGCATGACCGTCCCTTTTGGGAGTGGCAGCACGCAAACAGGTCGAAATGATGGAAACGGAGATACATAGGATTCATGCTATCTATTGAACCGAGTACCATTCTAATGATTGAGTTACTGTCGCTTGAGCATAAGCAGGCCGGTTATCAGATTGAGGTAGGGCTAACCCGTAATGTCGGGTATGAAAGATGCATGCTTACCATCGATGAATTTACATATGAACAATTAAACGCGCTAGGTCCCTTTTCCGGGGAAAGAATGAGATTGTCACTGTATCCGAAGTGGGATCCCTATCGTAACAGTTATTACAGTACGCTGATCATAATGAACAAAGCCTTCAGCGAAACGCTGTATTTTGCCTGCTCTGAATATTATGTGTCGCAACTTCTTAAGTTAAAGCAGCAGGACTATCCTCAAGTAGAAGCTGAAGCTGAAGCTGAGAGAGTAGTTCAAACGAGGCGTTCCTCTAAAAATTCAGAACGAAGGCTAAGGAGAAAGAAGAGCAGACGGATCGGGCGAGTTGCACTGCAATGTATCATTTTCGTTTGTTTGGTACTTGTATTACCTCTTCGAATGGATGGACAACTCATAGACAGCGCAGATGCGTTGAAAGATCCCGAACAGGTCGCCAGTTCTGAGCAGATTGAGCCCATTCTCTCTCTGCCGCTCGTACCCAGCGCTCAGATGTTATTAAGCCATAGCCAGCAAGATGAACCTACGCCAGAACCCTCGGAGCCTCCTCAGGAACAGACAACACAGTATGAAGAGATTGCATTAACCGGAAACAAATACGAATATAGCTTGCCGAAGGGTTACGTGGCCTTATCATTTGATGATGGTCCGTCGAAGTATACGAAAGAAATCGTAGATATTTTAGTAGAACATGAGGTGGCGGCCACCTTTTTATTTGTTGGGAATAAGGTCGCTCATAATGTGGAAGCGGTTAAGTATGCCAATGAGCATCAGATGTCGATTGGAAGTCATTCGTGGGATCATAGCAAGATGACCGACAATGGGGATGAGGAGAATCGCAATAATTTGATCAAGGCTAACCAGGCGTTGGAACAAGTCATTCAATCGCCGATTACTGTTTTTCGGCCTCCTTATGGTGCTATAAATAATAAATTAGCCGCCAAGGTGACGGAGCAGCAGATGAATGTACTGTTGTGGAATCGAGATTCTGAGGACTGGAAAGTTAAGAGTCCAGAAGATATCCTTCAATATGTTCATCATAGTGATCCGTCTGGCGGCGTGTATCTATTTCACGAAAAGAAGATTACCGTAGAGGCGTTGCCCGCTATCATTAAGTATTTTCAAGAGAAAAACATGAAATTCGTCATTTTTAAATAACATCAATAATCCATGATTGGATCTTATTTCAGAATAAGAGTGGCTGTTACAGGGTTGTGATCGCTGTGTGTAAAGGATAAGTCATGGCCCTGTACTCCACTTATTGTGATATTTGGTGAAACTAGAAAGCCATCAATTACAGCCCGGAAATTCACCCCTTCTGAATAGGCTATATCGAGTGTCCGGACGGACGGTACTTTAGCATCGACAGCCCACTGAAAGCCCTCAGGTTTAAAATCTTCAGGGAACTGCTGTAACCACTCCGGCCAAGCTTGGGTAGTCTTAAAGGCTTCAGGGGTTGTACCCGGTAGGGAGTGGTTCCAATCTCCGCCCAAAATGAGGTAGTTACCTTTATCGCTCTCTTTCTGGATATAAGTAGCCAGATATTCTAATTGTTGCTTGCGAATCGTTCCACCTTGGTCAAAGGCAGATAGATGCAGATTGATTAGGATCAATTCTTTCCCGTTATCGACGGGGAATCTGCTCTCCATGAAGGCACGGTCGAGTTCAAACAGTTGACGAGGCCAGCTTTCTTTTCCTGGGAGATCATATCTAACACTACTTGTGCTGCCAAATTTAGATAAGGTTAATAAACCGCTATACACCGAGCCCATCGGATCAAGAACTGGAATCGGCACCCAAGGTACCTTGTAGTTCGTCGCGAATACGTTGCTGTAACCAGGGAAGGTATTCGATAAGAAGGAAACCTCATCTATACCGTTGCTACGGGAAGAATCGATGTCCACCTCCTGCAACATGAATAGATCCGAGCCTGAAGTGGTCATTAGAGAAGCTATTGCCTCAAGATTTGTCTTCGTTTGTTCCTCGCTGCTTGAACGTGATTTGGTCCCGCCATCCATAAAGAAATCCTGATCCTTATCCAGCCCAGCATAGCCAATATTAAAGGTGGTTATTGCAAAAGGCTCTCCCTGCTTCATTATTTGATCCTGATTACGGTTTATCGTTAGTGGAGTTGTCTCCTTCGGCTTATAATCTTTAATGGTAATATACAGTAAAAAACCGCCAAGGATTAGAACGGCAGCTAGAAGGGTAAAACCGATGATTTTTATTGTGGTTGAGCTCATTTGATTCGATCTCTCCTCAGATGTAATTTCATAGAACGGACTTCTAATGGTGTAAACTTCGACGCTGCGCTACAACTCCCCTTGTTTAAATAAAAAAAATTTGAGACAATGAGTAGTGATGGACTGAACTTTAACGTTTTGAAAAGAGGTAACCAATGAATATGGAATCCATTTATGGATTAACTTTTGATCAACTGGCGGCATGGCTGTTAGAACGAGGACATAAAAAATTTCGAGCTACGCAGGTCTGGGATTGGCTTTATCGGAAGCGGATTACAGAATTCTCAGAAATGCTCGATGTAAATAAAGATTGTGTAGAATTATTGGAGCAGCACTATGTGATTCATACGCTGGAAGAACATGTGAAGCAGGAGTCTGCGGATGGGACGATTAAGTTTCTGTTCCGTTTGAAGGATGGCAACCTGATTGAGACGGTGCTCATGAGACAGAAATACGGTTTGTCCGTTTGTGTCACTACTCAGGTTGGATGTAATATCGGCTGCAGCTTTTGCGCTAGCGGACTGTTAGCGAAGAGCCGTGATCTTTCCAGCGGTGAGATTGTGGAGCAGATTATGAAGGTCCAACAGCATTTGGATGCAGCAAATCTCGAACAAAAGGTTAGTCACGTTGTAGTTATGGGTATTGGCGAGCCGTTCGACAACTTTAAGAACTTGCTCGATTTCTTATCGATTATCAAGGACCATAAGGGACTAGCGATCGCAGGAAGAGGGATTACTGTATCGACGAGTGGGCTTGCTAACAAAATCGTTGAATTCGCCGATGCGAATACACAGGTGAACTTGGCAGTGTCTCTGCATGCACCTAATAATGAGCTGCGGACGCGGATTATGAAGATTAACAAGGCCATTCCGATCGAGAAATTAATGGAGTCTATAGATTATTATTTGGAAAAAACAAATCGGAGAATTACGTTAGAATACATTCTGATGAAGGATGTAAATGACGGTAAGGAGCATGCGCTTGAGCTAACTGAGCTAATCGGCGATCGGCGCCAGCTCGTCAACGTGAACTTGATTCCTTATAATCCAGTCGATGAGCACAGTCAATATCAGAGAAGCGAGCGGGAGACCGTACGAGCCTTTTTTGATACCTTGAAGAAGCAGGGTGTTAGTGTAAGCACTCGTCTGGAGCATGGTGTGGATATTGATGCGGCATGCGGACAACTGCGGAGCAAACAGATCAAGAAGTCGAAAGCAATGGCTTGATTAAGTCTGCTGACAACCTCATGTTACTTTTTATGATACAATGACGTGGCAGGTATTAGGAAAAGAGGCTGATGGAACAATGTTGACATTTAAGGGCTACAACGTGGAGAATGTAAAGGATCCTTTTGGCATACTAACCGGTAAGCGGTATGAATTTATGGTTCAACTGGACGTTCCTGAAGATGATGAGCTCTATATAGAGAATGGCGTATCGGCTAGAGCGATCATTAAAGTGGATGAAGATCAGGTCAGCATCGTGAGCTATGATCTACAAGAGACAACTACAGGCAATTTGCTTGATTTCGATATGGAAGAGGACGAGGAAGCAGCACTGCTCCTGTTCTGTAAAGAGCATTTACCAGAATAATGATGCAGCATTGACATCCTTGCCCAATGT
This window of the Paenibacillus sp. FSL R10-2734 genome carries:
- a CDS encoding DUF6509 family protein, with amino-acid sequence MLTFKGYNVENVKDPFGILTGKRYEFMVQLDVPEDDELYIENGVSARAIIKVDEDQVSIVSYDLQETTTGNLLDFDMEEDEEAALLLFCKEHLPE
- a CDS encoding helix-turn-helix domain-containing protein; amino-acid sequence: MNPKARYEKERSDGKQQRLCTILESAERIFSQKGIEKSTMQDVATEANIGIATLFRYFPRKEKLIVAVATRMLEPMLDYFKYVADLPLTCIEKIEKLFDFFIQDQNNLSIIFMVNFESYASHSSEPVEDVLNFNALNRKIWHEYSRIIQNGIEDGSIRAGLPVKETLITLMNSFALFSRKLTMKKNILLLESDLDSDDQLELLKQIFLDHLKA
- a CDS encoding helix-turn-helix domain-containing protein; translation: MLKVGKNIADLRKQTGMTQMGLADQLGISYQAVSNWERGESMPDVSKLPQLAEIFNVSIDAILEKSKSTQIVVNVLENTTEQFLKQNKLSVAEISEVAPILLTEHVDGVFEHVKHPVSIQELLSIAPFISEEVLDECAKVAFEREGINALLSIAPFISDEMLDECARSIFEREGINALLSIAPFISEEVLDECARRAFEQEGIKALVSIAPFISDEVLDECARRAFEQEGIKALVSIAPFISDEVMDTLAKASLSI
- a CDS encoding glycosyltransferase; this translates as MKPKFLIAKLTLLCMFLVVSVVPVTTVDAAAKEKKSSHKQCLTPSVIELKDNLRKLWSDHVIWTKNYIVSAFTNSEDKDKVLARLLQNQQDIGNVFKPYYGEAVGDKLAQLLREHIVIAGKVVGAVIAGNQADVEKYNKEWYKNADDIAKFLSAQNPKYSYEQLKEMLHEHLELITDDVTARAKKDWDAEIVAFDKGLEHMIMFADILTEGIVKQFPDKFN
- a CDS encoding polysaccharide deacetylase family protein, with the translated sequence MLSIEPSTILMIELLSLEHKQAGYQIEVGLTRNVGYERCMLTIDEFTYEQLNALGPFSGERMRLSLYPKWDPYRNSYYSTLIIMNKAFSETLYFACSEYYVSQLLKLKQQDYPQVEAEAEAERVVQTRRSSKNSERRLRRKKSRRIGRVALQCIIFVCLVLVLPLRMDGQLIDSADALKDPEQVASSEQIEPILSLPLVPSAQMLLSHSQQDEPTPEPSEPPQEQTTQYEEIALTGNKYEYSLPKGYVALSFDDGPSKYTKEIVDILVEHEVAATFLFVGNKVAHNVEAVKYANEHQMSIGSHSWDHSKMTDNGDEENRNNLIKANQALEQVIQSPITVFRPPYGAINNKLAAKVTEQQMNVLLWNRDSEDWKVKSPEDILQYVHHSDPSGGVYLFHEKKITVEALPAIIKYFQEKNMKFVIFK
- a CDS encoding nucleotide excision repair endonuclease yields the protein MINITIPNVDVRITKQINPQLSNIYGFTDFHLIPRDYGGIFMFYNDQDELLFVGKARKLRPRIKKHFEDTVSDIKLHRDEVTRIDVCLIESPVHREIYETYIINELKSKYNVDKVMFR
- a CDS encoding peptide MFS transporter; its protein translation is MSATERQKIVDSVPPTGFFGHPKGLFTLFFTEFWERFSYYGMRAILVYYMYYEVSKGGLGFPEDMALSIMSIYGSLVYMSGIIGGWLADRIFGTSKAVFYGGVLIMFGHILLAIPGNATLFFASMILIVLGTGLLKPNVSSIVGEIYSENDNRRDAAFSIFYMGINLGGFLSPLVVGAVGMNNFHLGFSIAAVGMFIGLVVYVVTRTKNLGLAGTIVHNPIPAEQKKKLFTWIVIGLIVLAGLITIGILTGALTFSTFIKIVGVLGLLIPTMYFIVMYRSPKTTAVERSRILAYIPLFIASIMFWAIQEQTSTVLASFADKRTQLNFAGITISPAWFQSLNPLFIIALAPAFAWLWLKLGNRQPSIPKKFSLGLLFAGLSFLVILVPAYFGGANSLVNPLWLVLSYFIVVIGELCLSPVGLSATTKLAPAAFTAQMMSMWFLSNAAAQAINAQIVKFYTPDTEMLYFGVIGGVAIVLAVILFLFSSKIQSFMKGIR
- the rlmN gene encoding 23S rRNA (adenine(2503)-C(2))-methyltransferase RlmN, which encodes MNMESIYGLTFDQLAAWLLERGHKKFRATQVWDWLYRKRITEFSEMLDVNKDCVELLEQHYVIHTLEEHVKQESADGTIKFLFRLKDGNLIETVLMRQKYGLSVCVTTQVGCNIGCSFCASGLLAKSRDLSSGEIVEQIMKVQQHLDAANLEQKVSHVVVMGIGEPFDNFKNLLDFLSIIKDHKGLAIAGRGITVSTSGLANKIVEFADANTQVNLAVSLHAPNNELRTRIMKINKAIPIEKLMESIDYYLEKTNRRITLEYILMKDVNDGKEHALELTELIGDRRQLVNVNLIPYNPVDEHSQYQRSERETVRAFFDTLKKQGVSVSTRLEHGVDIDAACGQLRSKQIKKSKAMA
- a CDS encoding endonuclease/exonuclease/phosphatase family protein, with the translated sequence MSSTTIKIIGFTLLAAVLILGGFLLYITIKDYKPKETTPLTINRNQDQIMKQGEPFAITTFNIGYAGLDKDQDFFMDGGTKSRSSSEEQTKTNLEAIASLMTTSGSDLFMLQEVDIDSSRSNGIDEVSFLSNTFPGYSNVFATNYKVPWVPIPVLDPMGSVYSGLLTLSKFGSTSSVRYDLPGKESWPRQLFELDRAFMESRFPVDNGKELILINLHLSAFDQGGTIRKQQLEYLATYIQKESDKGNYLILGGDWNHSLPGTTPEAFKTTQAWPEWLQQFPEDFKPEGFQWAVDAKVPSVRTLDIAYSEGVNFRAVIDGFLVSPNITISGVQGHDLSFTHSDHNPVTATLILK
- a CDS encoding SDR family NAD(P)-dependent oxidoreductase — translated: MNRLTNKVAIITGAGSGMGREEALLLSKEGATVVATDINEAAVQAVVKEIEANGGQAAAYAHNVASEEDWIKVVEDVISKFGKIDILVNNAGISFPVQLLESTVDQWNKVMNINVSSVFLGMKHVVPQMKNNKGGSIVNISSIAGLTGSSGAGAYTASKGAVRMLSKAAAVDFGKDNIRVNSVHPGFIETPMSAEFVNDERMHSFFMSQTALPRVGRAAEVAEAVLFLASDEASYITGVELPVDGGVVAK